tccaggttcGTATCCTGAGTTACAACTGAAATCCCCTCCCCAGAGTTAAGCAGGATATTTTGGGTGACTTTTAACAGATCAGATGGGCTGTTCttgtctctgcagctctgtatttccttctaactaaacaatgttacagcttcaggcCTCAACCTAGACAGGtttactgatttatttcttacagtttaGCCTTTAATCTAAACAAGGTTTTGGGTTATTTCTTCAAGTTCATCttacagggttaaattccttTGTCTAAAGCTCTGTAGGGGTAAGATCACTGACAGATTAAGGTATGAGccaaaatcaaaaattaatataaatacaaagttagtaccggcctgattaaaaattagtaaagacgatatgattttatggagaagggataaaatccgTTTTCTTGAGGGGTTCCTGAATCAAGACGTGGTCTTCGTTCTGAGCACTGGGGAGATTTCGATCTGCCGTGCTGATATAAGGATTTAACCGCAATAGCCACACGCACATCCCCTCTCTCCCATGGCTCTGGGAGCACTGTCGTGTTCCTGTCGCGCATTCCCTGTCGTGCAGCAAACCCGGAGGAGCATCGACCGCTGCGCGGCGgcggaagggaagggaaggggcggCGCGGAggggctgccccggggctggggctcCCCGTGCTGTTCCGGGCAGCTCCCGGTCTGCTCCCGGAGGCTCCCGGTCCGACCACTCCAGCTCCCGCTCCGCTCCCGGTCCCGCCCCGGCCTCGCACCGGGCGAAGGTTGTTCGGCCCCGCAGGGTCCAAGGGttgcggggccggggcggccgAGGCTCGGCATTCCCGCGGCTGTGGGTTCGTGCTGCCTTTCTTAACGCAGGGATTGGGAAGGCTGCGACCAGGCTGAAAGATTTAATCTGCTTTAACGCTGAGATCtgctaaaatatttcttgtgcTTTGCAGACGTGAATTGAGAACTTCCTGGTCAGGGATTCAGCAACTCTGTTCCTTAGGAAATCATTCCTGCCTATCAACAATACCAGGTTAGTCTGCTACCAGAAATAGCTAATTAAAGTACTCCTCATTAATCAGCTTTTCACTTCTGCTGGTTCTGAGCAGATCGAGTGCATCACTCGAGGAGTCTCTTTGGCTGGTACAGCCTGAGTAGTTGATAACACGTGATGTAGGAAACCTGGGCTGGCTTGGTgtgttttctttgcttatttaataaaatgtagGCAACTTTTCTCCAGTAGTTGAATGCATTTTGTTGCAGGAATTACTGCTTCTGATGGCAAAGTCCAGATCACATAATCCagcttctccttttcccctaGAGATGACGTCTACTGGAAATGACCATCAACCCCAGACCCTGACCAAACCAGCCTTCagtgagaaagcagcagctgagctggttGACAGGGTGTTTGGATTAAAGGTGTCCTGGCTCAGGCCACTGCCCAGCTATGACGACCAGAACTTCCACGTGTGTGTCCTGAGGAACGGGGAAGGCACTGAAGGGGCTCAGGAGTATGTGCTCAAGATCACCAACTCGCAGGACAGTCGGGAGCCTGAGCTCATCCAAGCGCAGACCCAGGCCATGATCTTCCTCAGTGCTGAAGGCTTTCCCTCAGCTACTCCACACCTCACCAAAGATGGGAACATAATGTCTCTGGAGTCAGGAGGTGAGCAACTGTGAGCACCTTTCCTACCCCACTCTCCCCTGAGCTCAGCAGTATCTTGGATATGGCTCACTGTGTATGTACTAAAGGGCAACTCTGGGCTTATGTTTAAATATTAGGGATATTGTGTCAGGTGACAGCTATTCCAGCCATAATAGTCCCAACTTGAAACACCAGAAAGAAAGCAACTCAAAGAGAGTAATACTCAACTATGAAAATACTTAGGAAATCACTTCAATGTTGTGAATTTGAGAAAACATTTATCTGACACATCCATgcacaagaaaaggaaaaaaaacgCTCATTGACTAAGTGATGCTCTAAATGATTTGCCTATAGAATGGTGTAAAGTGCAGTTCTAGCCCATCTATGAAGCCAGAACAAATTGCTTTGACAGTGCTTGGAAGAAAAATTGTGTTGCCATTTAGCTTTTACTGTCACTGTAACCTTCATACAAAATCTAGGATTCCTGAGGCCTCCTGTTCTGCTGCAAAACCATCAGTGGGTGTGTGTGGGCATGGGAGGAACctgctgtttgcagagctgGTCCCAAGCACAAGGACTGGGAGTCCAGCAGAGATTGCAAGTGTGTTAAGGTTTACACATCATTGTACAGCATTCCTGATAAATCAAATCTTTGCATGAAATCTGTTTTATCAGCTGCATCTGATGACTTCTACGCTGGGATAAACCTTGTTTGCCTCTTGCATTAACTAATACTTAGCAGCACATGTGGAAGTGACTGAGAGCACCTGTCCTTGCTTGGCAGATACTGGCCCTGGGAACCAGAAGTACACAGTCAGACTGCTGAGCTACCTGCCAGGAACACCAGTAGCAAAAATTGCCACCAATGCCCAGATCCTGTATGAGATTGGGAAACTCGCTGCCAGCCTGGACAAAGCGCTCACAGAGGTGGGTTCTGCTGCAGCCTCACACTCTTTCCTCATGAATGTCTCCTCTGGATTTGTTCTGGTGCCTGGTGCCTGCCCTCCTGGTCTTCAAAGTGCAGGCTGGTGGCTGCAGATGGGAGTTTGGCTCGTGCCTCAGGTGTCTCAGGTGTCTCAGGTGCCTCAGATGTCTCAGGTGTCTCAGGTGTCTCAGGTGCCTCAGGTGTCTCAGGTGCCTCAGGTGTCTCAGGTGCCTCAGGTGCCTCAGATGTCTCAGGTGCCTCAGATGTCTCAGGTGCCTCAGGTGCCTCAGGTGCCTCAGGTGTCTCAGGTGCCTCAGGTGTCACCCTCCAGGCTGACCAGGGACACGGTACTGGGGATACTCCTGCAATGCGTTTTCGTACCATGTACAGGGAGATAAGGATTTCTTTTTACTTATGCAAAGCTCACCTGTTCGGTGTTGGCAAATAAGGAGAAGGAACCCTAAGTTTCTCAAATTAAGAGCATGCCAAGCTTGTTTTAAAGGAGTTTTGTGCAGTTCACAGCTGGCTGATCTGTTACTTTGAATTCCTTTGGACTTAGTGACTTTCTCCTGGTCATTAGCCCAGTGACCATTAaacactggcagcagctggttCCTTCTCACAATGCCAGCTGTGTCAGTGAACAGACAGCTGTGACACTTCTCATTTGCACTGCTGCCACACAATCTGAATGCAAAGTAAGTTCCTTCTTACTCTGTAATTATACAGGATAATAAAGCTGATAAATCAGACAGTGCTTAAGTTTGATACATAAAAGAACTCTTGCATTATTTATTGCCTTTCATTAACCTCTTCTTCTTATGTTCTGACTACCAGCTTCAGAAAATTATGAAATGTGAATTGCTAGCTTTGCTAACCACATTCTTAAATTATAAGATCATTCTTCAGTTGGGAAAGATAACTTACTGTTGCCTTCTGGCACACTGGGCATGCTCTTGTAATGCAATTAAAACAATTTATATAGACAAGATAGTCTCAAATATGTCCGTGACTGATCCTGCCAAGGAGGAAGTAGTTGATGAGACAGCAGATTCTGATGAAAAAGACTTTTCATGCCTTTAACATATGGATTGCCATCTACCAAGGGTCACCATTTAAAAGAGCAAATTACAATCATTCTTTTCAAAACTTCAAAATACTGTTGACACTAAAAGTAATACCTGAGGTATGAAGGTATTGAGTCTTCTGATGACAGACCAGAAAATGCAGCCTCTCTTTTCTACCCAGTTAATTTACTTAGTCCCCctgagagcacagcactgtgccaAGCTTTgttctgtgcagcagctgctaTTCCACCCCCTCCTCTGGAAATGAGTTTATGGCTGACCTTCTATGGCTTTACAGCAATGAGGGCTCATGGCTCATGAGGGCTCCACACACCTGGTACTGCATTTGTGTGGAATATCTGCTGGAACACCTGATGTGTGCTGGGATGATGGCAGTGGCTGCTCACCGGGTGGCTTCATTCCTACCGGTGTGGGCTTTATACAGTATTAGAGATCCTGTATTGTGAGTTTGGTCCAGGCTCGACCTGGTTGTTCATACATGGTCCAGTGTGACTATCAGTTAGTGATCCTGAAGAGCCTTCATTGCAAGCAtagatttttgatttttttttgaggaagcCAGCTACTCTCATGgaaagttttttttattttccctatgCATGGATCACATCTGACCCCGAGACCACCCTGATAAGCATCTGAGGAGTGCAAGATAAATGTGGGGTGTGCACTGGgagagctgcttttcctctctgattGTCACTGTCCAAACCACCTTTTCCACTTGCTGGTGAAAGAGAAGTTAAGGAGGACCTTGCTTGTTTAAAATAGTGAGGCCTGGTTGTACAAAGGTGAGTTTTCACAAGAATAAAGCCATGGTTGGTGCCTCCCTGAAGCCCTTCTGTCCCCAGGGTTTTGCACACACCAGCTGCTCTAAGGCCTGTCCCCAGAAGCTGCCACCTTTGAACACAGAGCGTGCCTGTTCCCAGCACGCTGGCAGGTTTTGGGTCTCCTGCTGTGACATCtttctgcagtgccagctgtgcacCCTTGGCTCTGCCAGCGTGGGATCTGCCTTGACAGGGCCTCGAAGTCACCACATCATGCTATGGACAGTCAATTTTAGATTATTTAGGTGACAAATGACTTGAGATAACCTTTGTCCCTAAAACATGGGCAAAACCAACATTTAGGTTGTATGCAGATATTAAGGTACTCGCTTTAATCATTCTTTCACTTGATACAAAGCAATAGGCCAAGTCATGGTGCTTTTCAGTGAGTCTCATTAGAAAACTGGTAAAGTTCACATGGGCTTTGAATGGAGCCCTTTAATCATAAACCCAGCATTTTTACTTATGGCCTATTTTATTGTAtgctttttccaaagaaattccATCATCCATCAGTAAAAAGTCTGCATCGAGGCCAGTTCATTTGGAACCTGGCAAATGTTCCTCTTCTAGAGCAGTACATTTATGCCTTGGGCCAGAACAAACACCGTGCAGTTGTGGAACAAGTCATTGAGCAGTTTAAAAGGAAAGTGATACCCAAGCTAAGCGGTTTTCAAGCCTGTGAgtattttattctcattttaatTATGTTGAAATGAGACACAGAAAATTCTTACAGAAGTTTGGGTCTGTGGAGAAGGCAAAAAACCGGCAAAAAAGTGAATCAAATTTTTCCCTAGCGTAGACACGGGCAAATACTGTGCTGaatgggcacagcacagagttATCCCAGAGGAATGTGCTGTCCAGGATCAGGGGCAGTTCCTCAGTTTTTCTGAGGAGTTTGCTTTAAGGTAATGACTTTCATATTGTTGCATCAGCATACTAAGTATGTACAGAGTACACTGCTTCCTTTCATAAAGTCCCAAATAAGTACTCATCATACTTTTGGAACTCAGCTCACATTGATGTTGATGACAATGCAACAGTTTTGTAGCTGGAAACTGCTGTTGTGTGTTTGGAAAACATGTAGCTCAtcacaggcagcaggagacaGGAGTCAGAACTGGAAAccctccatgtgctgctgtctGGCCACTGCCAGCACAGTGGAGGTTCCTGAGGGCAATAAAGGGGTGAAAGGCAGCACTTGATGCTGCAGTGGACTGGTGTGGTTTTGTAGTTGTGTTGGTTTCTGAGCCCTTATGCATCTTCCCAAAGCTGTTTCACTGAGAAATGAGGGGGGAACAAACATTGAATCCTGCTTTTCAGTAATTCTTAAACACTGTTTCTATTTCTCCTGCGTTCAGGTATCAATCACGGAGATCTTAATGACCACAACATCCTGGTGGAACATTCTGGGTCCCTGGAGAGCCCCGAGTACAGAGTGTCTGGCATCCTGGACTTCAGCGACATGAGCTGCGGGTACTACGTGTTCGAGGTGGCCATCGCCATCATGTACATGATGGTGGAGAGCCGGGACCCGCTGGGCGCCGGGGGGCACGTGCTGGCGGGGTTCGAGAGCGTGGTGCCGCTGGGGGCCGAGGAGAGGGCGGCGCTGTTCCTGCTGGTCAGCGGCAGGTTCGCCCAGTCCCTCGTCATCGCCGCCCACACGGCGCGGCTGTACCCGGACAACACCGAGTACCTCCTGGTCACGGCCAAGAGCGGCTGGAAACACCTGCTGACCATGTGGGAGCTGGGCCAGCAGGCCGTGGAGGAGAAATGGTTTGAGACTGCCCAGGCGTACACAGAgcacggcccggccccgggggctgctgaggggcaggggcaggaggggaatAAAGGCAGAGAATAAAGGCACTGACTGAATAAAGGCATTGAGGGACTGAGTAAAGCCAACGACAGCGGCACTACCTGGGCTGGACAGGGTGGGAACAGGGATTGGTCTCCCATGTGGCCATTCCCCTCCCCCCTCACAGGTGTGGCTGTTCCCCCCTCACAGGTGTGGCCGTTCCCCCCTCACAGGTGTGGCcattcctcccctcccccctcaCAGGTGTGGCCGTTCCCCCCTCACAGGTGTGGCcgttcctcccctcccccctcaCAGGTGTGGCcgttcctcccctcccccctcaCAGGTGTGGCCATTCCCCCTCACAGGTGTGGCCATTCCCCCTCACAGGTGTGGCCGTTCCCCCCTCACAGGTGTGGCCATTCCTCTCCTCCACCCTCACAGGTGTGGCCGTTCCCCCTCACAGGTGTGGCCATTCCTCTCCTCCACCCTCACAGGTGTGGCCGTTCCCCCCTCACAGGTGTGGCCGTTCCCCCCGTCACGTGACCCGGTTCCGCACACGTGACCCTGGGGGCGGGAATTGCGCCTGCCCCGCCCCCGGCACTGCGCAGGCGCGGCCGCCATTCCCGGTGTGGGTTGAGGGCCAGTTCATCCCTCACCGTTCGGTTCGGTTCGGTTCGTGccgcgggcccggcccggcccggccctgcccggcgcTTCTCCGCGGGCCGCCGTGAGTGGGGCCGGGCGGCGGGCGGGctgcgggggcggcggggccgcggcgtTCGGCCGTGCCGAGCATGACTGTGCAGTGCGGGCCGGCGCCGGGCGGCggcagctcctcctggggcCGGGCCGGTTCACGTGTGCGGTGTTACCGTGCGGGCCCTGTCCCTTCTCTCGTGTGCGGTGTTACCGTGCGGGCCCTGTCCCTTCTCTCGTGTGCGGTGTTACCGTGCGGGCCCTGTCCCTTCTCTCGTGTGCGGTGTTACCGTGCGGGCCCTGTCCCTTCTCTCGTGTGCGGTGTTACCGTGCGGGCCCTGTCCCTTCTCACGTGTGCGGTGTTACCGTGCGGGCCCTGTCCCTTCTCACGTGTGCGGTGTTACCGTGCGGGCCCTGTCCCTTCTCTCGTGTGCGGTGTTACCGTGCGGGCCCGGGGCCCGTCCCGGCTCAcatcccctgtgttccccggCAGGCCCGGTCCCGGTTCCCTGTTCACATCCCCCGGCAGGCCCGTCCCGGCTCAcatcccctgtgttccccggCAGGCCCGTCCCGGCTCACATCCCCTGTGTTCCCTGGCAGGCTCGGTGCCGGATCCCCGTTCACCCCCGGCAGGCCCAGTGCCCGTTCCCGGTTCCCGTTCACCGGCAGACCCGCCGCGTCCCCGGCACGATGGTGAGTGACCGACCCTCTGCCCCGGGGCTTGCTGGGCTCGGCGCTGCCGAGTCCCGGGCGGGCAGTCAGAGCAGCCCCGGCACACCGGGGTTGGGTCTGTTAAAGGGATGGTGACCAGAGACTGCCGATACTTACCGAGCTGTTGCTTTTTACAGTCGCGAAGATACGACTCCAGAACCACCATATTTTCTCCTGAAGGTATTTTTTATCCTCACACTTTCGAGTAAACTCTTAGTGGTCTATCCATCCTTACTTGCATGAAACTTAGTTGTTCATGATGTGGTTCCACCTGTGTGTGAGTTACAGAAATCAAATCTACCCACTAGAAGTAGCACCCAGTTCTGTAAAGACACCAGGGGTCTGAAGTGGACACTTCCAAATTCATTCTAATAGAAGCAATAATGAGACCTTCCCTTATTACTAAGTGATATCACCTGTCATGGCTCTTATTTGATATGATTGGATTTTGTCACTGTCCCCTAAGACTGGACAATATCCTGCTGGTTATATCCTGGTCCTGCCTCTCCTTGTTATTCCTGCACATGCTGAAACAAATATGTACACACCATCTTTTCCTGTTGGATGGATGGACTCAAAAAGTTCAgtatcaaatattttctttggattttgAAAATCTATTTTGGCTCATTCTGTGACAGCAGAGACTTCTCTagattttgtttaaagaaaggGTATTTTCCCCATATTTTGGCTTTCCTTCTTTGACTCTTGCCTCCTTTACAGCCTATTAATTTACTATCACCTGGTAATAGACTGAAGAAATACAAGTAGGTTGAGCACTGTAAAGGGGGTAAAAGGGGTCAGTTATGGTGGTTAAGAAAAGgttcaggcacagcagcatcagaaggcttgaacAAGGAGCTTTATTTTTAGCTACAGCTTCATTTTTTATCTACTCTTGTATATAGTGTGTCATCACACTATTGGTTAGTTAGTTCAGCTGGAAACATCCTACTGGCTCCAAGGTATCCCACATTCCACAGGTGGCTCCCTAAGGGCACACTCCAAAGTGCTTTTCTCTCAGATACGCTCTGATGAGAGATCTGATCCTGGGGAGTTCAGTTCCCTCAGACATCAGGGGATCCCGAAACACACTGTCaccccacagagcagctgtcAGATTCCTGCAGGTTCCAGTCCCCCTGCATGCCTGGTGTTCTCCCcgctctctccccctccccgctctctctctccctccctccccgctctctctctccctccctccccgctctctctctccctccctccccgctctccctccctccctccctccccgctctccctccctccctccctccccgctctccctccctccctccctccccgctctccctccctccctccctccccgctctccctccctccctccccccgcgctctccctccctccctccccccctcccccccgcgctctccctccctccctccctccccgctctctccctccctctctccctccctccccgctctctctctccctccctccccgctctctccctccctccctccccgctctctccctccctctctccctccctccccgctctctccctccctccctccctccctccccgctctctccctccctccccgctctctctccctccctccccgctctctccctccctccccgctctctctccctccctccccgctctctccctccctccctccctccctccctccccgctctctccctccctccccgctctctctccctccctccccgctctctccctccctccctccctccctccctccccgctctctccctccctccccgctctctctccctccctccccgctctccctccctccccgctctCCCCCTGTGACGCTGTGGGTGTAACTCCGCTCCAGGCCGCCTGTACCAGGTGGAGTACGCCATGGAGGCCATCGGGCACGCGGGCACCTGCCTGGGCATCCTGGCCAACGACGGGGTCCTGCTGGCGGCCGAGAGGCGCAATATCCACAAGCTGCTCGACGAGGTGTTCTTCTCAGAGAAGATATACAAGCTGAACGAGTGAGTTGAGGAGTGATGATCAAACGTCCAGTGGTGATGTCAGTAACAAAACAGCCATGAGCACATAACCTCGGGTTATTTCATTTGTAGTGTTAACCATCTTTTTGTTTTAGACAGGTATGTCTGTTTTGTCCTTGCTCACTTCAGTAGTTCTCCTTCTAAAGTAGAAGTATTGCtggcttggttttttttatctctAGGAGAATTTTCTAGGTGGAATAGCCTGTTTGTTGGTGCTGTGCCATGTGAGGAAATGGTATTGCAGCAGTTCAGAAAATTGGGAATTGTGTTTTACAAAGTACCATTGGGGGGCAGAGTGAGGAATGCACAGAAGCATCACATGCTATTTCAGCTCAGTAtcctcttctttgtttttctttggtgaCTCAAAGAGAACAAGATAATTGGGTGCCTTAGGCTTCTTTGCCACAATTGCAGCAAAGATGATACATCCCTCTATACAACTTTTATTTTAGCTCTCTGGAAGTTAAATTTGTGATGTCAGAGGAGAGAGTATTATGGATTATGCTTTCTTGTCTGTAAGGAAGGCAGAGCATCCTTTCTGGATGGTGCAAATAGTTTTTCATCCTGCCAGTTTCCCCTTTGGTGTTGATGAAGGCAGCACTGCCTTTTCGAGGGGGCAGCCTAACAGTGCACTGCAGTGGTCCCTAGAGAAGAGCCCTTCCATCCTCTGGGAAATTCCTAATTTCACAAATCCTTTTTGGGTAACAAAAGCTTTGTAGCAACATCAGATTGGGCTGAAGAGATCCTAAATTAAGAGCTAACAAAACAATCAAGGATGtgaagtgcttttttttcttatgctcTTATCAAGATCACTGAGTTTGAGTTACCCAGATGCCATGTGTCAGCCAGACACTCACACTAAAGGCCTGTCACATCTGTGTGGCCCCTTTTGTGCTGTGATGTGCCATGTCAGGGGGCCTCCTGAGAGGCACCTGCTTGTGCCCCGTGGCTCTTGTGAAACCACCCAGGACCTTTGGCATGGCCCTCTTCTCAGAACTATGTGTGTAAGTTACACACTGACTCACTCCCATTTGCTGTCCACCTCTGCTCTCAGGAGATGGTGATTAATATTCTGGTGTACTCCAAAGGTGGGAGTTGATAAGGCTGTTTTATATGGCAGCTATATAGTTGTGATCAGAAAAGCCTGACAGGAGGTGTCCTGCTTGGACCCCGGGGTGAAGGTGGGACTGTTGTTTGGAATTCAGCAGGTTTGTGCTTCCCTTGCAGGGACATGGCCTGCAGTGTGGCAGGAATAACTTCAGATGCCAATGTCCTAACAAACGAGCTGAGACTGATAGCACAGAGGTGAGTCTCCTGAGGGGTAACAGGGTTTGACTTGCCTGCCCTGTCACAGTCAGTTCTCTGGGTATTGCATCAAAATGAATGTGTTTAGCAGATCAGAAGTAGATTGACATAAAACAGCTACATCAAAGAGGCTCTAACTTGGGAACTTGTTTCCTCTTAAACGTGGTACAGAATACTGCCAGcaaaacaagtttttaaaactgttttttccctctttgctaTTAGGTATTTGTTACAGTATCAAGAGCCCATTCCTTGTGAACAACTGGTAACAGCACTGTGTGATATCAAGCAGGCCTATACACAGTTTGGAGGTAATGAGGTGTGATGAGTCATTGTGTTATTAAATGTTTATGGAACGAATCTCTCACATAGTATGAATCTCTGGACAGttctactgatttttttttctgaacaagtTACACTGAGAAAAGCAATAGCCTGATTTAAGAGGGGAGTGGGCAGTCCTGGCTACTGCTCCGCTGCTGAAGgtgctgctttgttttgatCAGGAAATGGATGGCTGAGATGCCAGCCCATTGCACAGAATGCTTTGAATGCTCTTGCATTTAATGAATGCTTTCAGCAGACCAGCAGAGGATTGTTTGATAGGCAGCCTTTCAGCATTTGGGGCCCATCCAGCATAATAATGAATCAAACCCAAGGCTGTACGTAGGGGTGTCAGTATCATAACACTTCAAAAATACCATTTCTGTGGATCGATCAACATGTTAGAAAATGATGTTACATTGTTCCTTTGTGTGTGAACTGAtggttttctgttttacatAGAGGTACTATGAAAGAATGTTTATGTACTTGGCTTTTGATGCTGTTAAATGCTTTACTAGCTAAGCTACGTGCTTTAAATACTAAATTTTGACTTAAAGTCCTGAGATGATAAATTACAATTTGTGGAGACACAGATTAGTTGCTCTTAGGGTTAAATGGAATAAacctctgctgcctcccaccCCATGACTTAGGAAGAAATGCTGGAATGCTTATCTCCAGGAACAGAAGTGCAGGACTGTCTGTTAAATCCCAGTTCACAGGAATAgattaggaaaaagaaatcaaaggaaaGAATTGTCACTCATGACCAATCTCGTCACTAAATTTAGATTGCTAATAGCCTTCTTTTCAACAGGAAAACGTCCTTTTGGTGTTTCATTGCTCTATATTGGCTGGGATAAGCATTATGGATTTCAGCTGTAtcagagtgatcccagtggaaATTATGGAGGCTGGAAAGCCACGTGCATTGGGAACAACAGTGCTGTGAGTTCTGGGGTTTTTCTCCtcaaaaaacaaggaaaaaagtgtaAATTGTACTGTAGAGAACAGATTTACAGGTAATTGTAGAAATGCTGTTGTTACTCATGTATTGATATTATATGGCAAACCCCCCGACTGTTGGTTGACTGCCCAAAGAtgccattttaatttctgtgacaTTTACAGGCAGCTGTGTCAATGCTAAAGCAGGACTACAAAGAGGGAGAGATGACCTTAAAGACTGCCCTGGCCTTGGCCATCAAGGTTCTGAACAAAACCATGGATGTCAGCAAGCTCTCTGCAGAGAAAGGTGAGCTGCGTTCTGAAGGGAAACATGTGAATGCTCGTGCTCTGGCTGTGCATTGTGGGATCGCTGGTCATGCACAACATGGAGCAGTCACAGAATGATGTGTGAGCGTGTGTGAGCGCGTGTGTgtgagcgtgtgtgtgtgtgagcgtgtgtgtgtgtgagcgtgtgtgtgtgtgagcgtgtgtgtgtgtgagcgtgtgtgtgtgtgtgagcgtgtgtgtgtgtgagcgtgtgtgtgtgtgagcgtgtgtgtgtgtgtgagcgtgtgtgtgtgtgagcgtgtgtgtgtgtgagcgtgtgtgtgtgtgagcgtGTGCGTGTGAGCGTGTGCGTGTGAGCGTGTGCGTGTGAGCGTGTGCGTGTGTGAGCGTGTGCGTGTGTGAGCGTGTGCGTGTGTGAGCGTGTGCGTGTgtgagcgtgtgtgtgtgtgagcgtgcgtgtgtgtgtgtgagcgtGTGCGTGTgagcgtgtgtgtgtgagcgtgtgtgtgtgagcgtgtgtgtgtgagcgtgtgtgtgtgtgagcgtGTGAGCGTGCGCGTGTGAGCGTGCGTGAGCGTGCGTGCGTGAGCGTGCGTGAgcgtgagtgtgtgtgtgagtgtgtgtgtgagtgtgtgagtgtgtctgtgtgagcgtgtgtgtgtgtgtgagcgtgtgtgtgtctgtgagcgtgcgtgtgtctgtgagcgtgtgtctgtgtgagcgtgcgtgtgtgtgtctgtgagtgtgtgtgtgagcgtgtgtgtgtgagcgtgtgtgtgtgagcgtgtgtgtgtgagcgtgtgtgtgtgtaagcgtgtgtgtgtgtgagcg
The nucleotide sequence above comes from Pithys albifrons albifrons isolate INPA30051 chromosome 13, PitAlb_v1, whole genome shotgun sequence. Encoded proteins:
- the PSMA4 gene encoding proteasome subunit alpha type-4 — its product is MSRRYDSRTTIFSPEGRLYQVEYAMEAIGHAGTCLGILANDGVLLAAERRNIHKLLDEVFFSEKIYKLNEDMACSVAGITSDANVLTNELRLIAQRYLLQYQEPIPCEQLVTALCDIKQAYTQFGGKRPFGVSLLYIGWDKHYGFQLYQSDPSGNYGGWKATCIGNNSAAAVSMLKQDYKEGEMTLKTALALAIKVLNKTMDVSKLSAEKVEIATLTRENGKTVIRVLKQKEVEQLIKQHEEEEAKAEREKKEKEQKEKDK
- the HYKK gene encoding hydroxylysine kinase; this encodes MTSTGNDHQPQTLTKPAFSEKAAAELVDRVFGLKVSWLRPLPSYDDQNFHVCVLRNGEGTEGAQEYVLKITNSQDSREPELIQAQTQAMIFLSAEGFPSATPHLTKDGNIMSLESGDTGPGNQKYTVRLLSYLPGTPVAKIATNAQILYEIGKLAASLDKALTEKFHHPSVKSLHRGQFIWNLANVPLLEQYIYALGQNKHRAVVEQVIEQFKRKVIPKLSGFQACINHGDLNDHNILVEHSGSLESPEYRVSGILDFSDMSCGYYVFEVAIAIMYMMVESRDPLGAGGHVLAGFESVVPLGAEERAALFLLVSGRFAQSLVIAAHTARLYPDNTEYLLVTAKSGWKHLLTMWELGQQAVEEKWFETAQAYTEHGPAPGAAEGQGQEGNKGRE